The bacterium genome contains the following window.
ATTATATTCTTAGTTTATGCAACAAATCCTTCAAAACAATTGTTGCAACGCCAATAACACTGTCTCCTGCTCCATAATAAATATAAGCTCTTTCATCTCTTAGAACCAAACTACATGGGAATACAACCTTAGGAACAAGACCATTTAATTCATAAGGATCTTCTGGCTCAAAAATTGGAGCTGCAGTTCTTGCTTTTACAATTGTTGGATTTTCTAAATCCAAGAGCACAGCACCCACACGATACGTTTTATTTTTTGAAATACCATGATACAAAAGAAGCCATCCTTCTTCTGTCTTTATTGGAGGGCCTGCAATACCAACCTTAACACCATCCCACATACCAGGTTGCGGATTCAATACTTCTATACATCTACTAATTTTTTCTTTAGTAAAATCAAGTGTTGCAACAAAGTCTGCGCAAATACTTGTGTTAACTCTGTGTATTATCATGTACTTACCACCAATTTTCTCAGGAAAAATTACAGCGTCTTTATTAGGTATATTTGACGGAGTAATAACATTTGGCATTTCCCAATTATCCCATTTTCTATTCACAAAATCTTCAATAGAAATGGAACTTACTGCAACACGCGGGGTAACACCATCATAGGCAGTGTATGTCATGTAAATTCTTCCTTCAATTTCTATAATACGAGGGTCTTCACATCCATAATTTCCACTAGCTCCAATGCTTCTTTCAAAATCGGTACGGGGTGAATAAATTGGAGTATTAGGCCTTTCGTCGATTTTTAAACCATCACTACTTACAGCATAACCAAGGACAGAGAGATTGGTTGACGATGCTGCTCTGTAGATAATATGAGTTTGACCGTTAATATTAATTGCCGCTGGATTAATTGTTCCACCAGCTTCCCAAAGAAGCCCTTGTCGTGGAGTGATTATTGGATTCCCAGCAAAGCGCTTAAATTTATGTTCAAGCTTAGAATCCGTCATCATATCCAAAAGATTTTCCATATATATAGTAGCTGTAGCACAGTGTGTATCAGCTGCTCCGTAGAATATTTCCAATCTTCCTTCCTTAACTAGTGCTCCTGTTGGAAATACAATATTTATAATATGCCCAGTCTTTTCATAATATGTATCAGGCACCATAAATGGACCCTTTGTTCTTCCCACAATACGTCTTGGATCTACTAAATCAAGCAAAACGGCCTCAACACCAAAAACAGGAGCCGAACTATTGTATTCCTGAATATGTGAATATATAAAAAGCCACCCCTTATCTGTTCTTATTGGAGGTGTCCCCATCTCAACCTGTTCATTATCTTTTCTTCTAAGAATTATTTTATGAACATCCATGTGCGCCATCCACTCTATCCACTTATTTTCATTCCACATATCTTCAACGTTATCAAACTCTGCATAGCAAATATCGGACATTTTAAGATCTGTATTTACAGTAAGAAGCGCTGCAAACTTTCCATTTATTTTTTCTGGAAACAGGACCATCGCCTTTGCATTAAAGGGTGTAATAAGGTGTTTCTCCCTAACTGTTTCCAAATCATCAGATATTGCAACAGCAACCTTTATATTGTCCGATGAATATGGGTAACCCCCAAGTGCTGTATAAAAAATATAATATGTGTCATCAACCTTGGTAATTCTTGGATCCTCGCAACCAGCTTTATCGTAATCTGTATTTGGACCAAAGAAAACTTTCCTATCTTCAAAATGCACCCCATCATCTGCTATTCCAACACCAATTACAGAAGTACTTATATACGGGTACAAAAGAAGGTCTGGGCGTGACATTGCTCTATAGAAAAGATATGTCTTATCTCCTTTTACTATTGGACACCCATTAAACGATGCGCTAGCCTCCCATGGATGATCCTTAATTGGTGATAATATTGGATTGTGTTCTGATCTGGTTAATGTAAACATGTTTTATTCTTTGGTTATATTTTATTTATTATCGATATCTTTTCCTAAACCTTTCCGTAGGTTACCAACCAATCTAATAGTGGTTTCAAAGGGGTCTTTGCAACACAAACATGTTTATCACCACCTCCATAATAAACATACAGATCATCATCTTGAAGAATTGCACCTGAAGCATATACAACACCCGGTTTTTCATCATTCTCATAATTCTCTACAGGCTCAAGTATTGGCGAAGGAGAACGATACAAAATCTTTGTTGGATCTTCAAAATCCAAAATCATACATCCTAACTTATATTTATTTGGATCACTCTTATCCATTGCGTGGTACAAAAGTAACCAACCGATTTCTGTTCTGATAGGTGGTGATCCCGCACCTCTTACCCAATTATCCCACTGATCCTCTCTTCCTCCTGAAGGCGCGGAGCTTTGAATAAATTCTTCATCGATACGATCAATGTCATCAATATATCCAATTCTAATTTCTGGAGAAATACTGTGAATTACAGCAAATTTTCCATTTAGCTTTTCTGGAAATAATACCCAATTTTTATTTATGTCTTTTGCAGATGAAATAAATTTTGGTTTTTTCCAATTCCATTTTCCTTTTTTAAAATCCTCCATTGAAATAGAGGTCAATGCCATACGCACTGATCCCCAACCTTCAAAAGCTGTGTAGGTCATGTAAATACGATCACCAATCACAACTGCCCTTGGGTCTTCAGTTCCTCCCCATCCTCCACCAGAAGCGTAAACCATTGGATTATAAAAATGCGGTCTATCCTCCTCGCATTCATTTTCTATACAAAAAGTTGAGACAGAGACATAAACAGGATAATTATACCTTTCATCAAAAACAATTCCGTCCTGACTATTTGCATATCCAATACGTGAAAGTCCATCATCCCCCACAGCTCTGTATAACATATGAACAACACCGTCATCATCTTTTATGATTGCAGGGTTGAATGTTCCAATGTTCTCCCATTTATTTAGGAGAGAAGGACTTATAACAGGATTGTTTACATTACGATCCAGATGAATACCGTCTACGGAGACTTCTGGAGTCTTAATTGAGATCTGCTTCTTTCTGAAAATCGAAACGATAAGCACCCCTAGAAATATAATCGCTAATACCCAAAATGGGTTTGTTATTATTTCTTTTAAATTAGGCATTTATTTTTACTTTACTCTATTGTATTTATCCTCAATACGAACGATGTCTTCCTCATCAAAAGTTCCGTATGCTATTTCTAAAAAAGTGACATTCTCATCACCAGCTTCAATTCTGTGTAACATCTTTCTAGGAATGAATAGCTCAAGACCTGCTTTTATTTCTATTTTCTCTTCGCCTACTGTAGCTATTCCGTTACCAGAAAGGATGTACCAGAACTCATCACGCGAATCATGATATTGCAAACTAAAAGCTTGACCACTGTTTACAGTAATAGTCTTTACCGTACAGGGTAAATTTTCCACAAATTTTACAAAATCACCCCAAGGGCGTTTTTCCTTATATGATTTTGGGGGATTTTCTATTGTAAATTGTGTTGTCATTTGCATTGATTATTATATCACAACGTGCCCTTTTTTTGTCTATTTGTTTGTACTTATTGCATTACCAGGCCTTAATCTTTGTATTTACAAAGATTCTATACTTTTCTAGGTTGTCTTGTTCTCTTTTGGAGACATTAATGCTTACTGGAATTTTATCAGCATCGAGTGGTAGAACTGTATAATATTTGTTTCCATTTTTGTCTGACCCTCTCTTTACCCATGTACCCATAAAATCTGGTGTTATAGACAGAGTACTACTGCCATTAACCCTGCTGGGATTAATTTCTTTTGTAATTTCAAGCTTAAGTATTCCTCCAAGGTCCGTATATGGATTGGTCATTCCAGACACAAAATTTCCAAGTGAATATATAACTAGACACTTTTCACCATTAGTACTTTTCAAAAATGTTATAGGTTCCAGTACATGAGGATGATCTCCTAGAACAATATTTGCACCACTGTTACATGCCAGCTGTGCAAGTTCTCGTTGAGATGCATTCTCTTGTAATTTATACTCTACCCCAAAATGTAATGCTGTCACAATTACATCAACATTTTGTTTTTTTAAATCATTTATGTCCCTTACTATTTGCTCTTTATTAATATATGAAAGCATTCCAGATTTACTTTTAGGTAATGTTAGGCCGTTTGTATCATAAGTATATGAAACAAAACCAAATTTAAGTCCGTTCTTTTCAGTAATTTGATAATTAGAAATAGGTGAAACAATTCCATTTGGTAATGAACTTGTGCCAGATAGAGCAATTTTAGTATCGGGCTGAATTCTAGCACCCAATCCAATTAAGCCAGAATTCTCGACATTCTTAATTGTATTCGTAAGGCCTACAACACCCCTATCGAGCGCGTGATTATTTGCCAAAGACACATGAGTAAAATAATTATTTTTTAATTCAGTTAATATTTCTGCAGGAGCATTAAACCTTGGATACCCAGAGTATTTTAATTCCTTTCCTGCAATTGGCGTTTCTAAATTAGCATAAACAATATCCGCATTATTTAAATACGGTTTTATGTTTACAAAAAAACTTGAGAAATCATATTTACCATTTTTTTTATTATAAGTAGCATCAAGTTGTGCCTGATGCATCATAATATCTCCAACAGCGAGAAGCGTCACCTTTCTAACCACTGGGGCCGGCTCAACTTGTTTTATAGAGTCAGCTCCCGCAACCTGCGCGGAGAGACTTGATTCTACTTTTTTAAAATATTTACCATATTGTGTGTTTACAAAAAAACCTCCGATTATGAAAACAGCTGTTGCTGTTAGGTAAAATGCATAATGACTAATTCTTCCTGATTGATTTTTGAGTATCATTTTATATTATATCTTTATTATTCAGCTTCATTAAAATTTTCAGCATTTTGAATCATAAATTCCCGAACACTTTTTAATGCAATATTTCGCATTGCAAAAGAAGACCTTTCTTCATCTAACATTTCGGCGTATGTTTTATCATATCCATCTGGAATGAATATAGATGACCAGCCAAAACTATTTGTGCCCTTTGGTGAATCAGAAATAGTACCAGACATTGATCCATCAAATAGATGAACAGTTTCTCCATCGCAAAAACCATAGCAAACTTTAGCTGTACATCTCCTATCTTTTCCATCAATAAGTCTACAAAGGCCTTCATTTTCAAGTTCTTTTAAAAACCATTTAATTAGTGGGCCAGGCAGTTTTCCCAAGGCATGAAAAACAAAAGAGACATCCTCCACAAGAACAGGTTTTCCAATTTTACTATATGCACGCAAAGCTTTATCTTTTACAATTTCTTCTAGATCTAAAGATTGTATTTCTTCCAAATCAAGTGAATGATGGTCTATTTCAAGACCTAGGTACCTACTAACCTCTTCGGCCTTTCCAGCATTTCCAGTTATAAAGGTTATTTTCATACATTTAATATATCATATAACACCCCGGGGAAGAACTTCTTTTTAATGCTAAAGTTTACTGTATAGTAATTTAAAAATTTTAGTTTGAAACTGAGCAATCATCTCATTTTCTATAACAATTGCTGTCTTACTATTATAATCAATCAAAGCCACCTTATTTCCATAAATGATTTGAGTAATATTTAAATCAAATAAATTATAACTATTTGGTACCGTTCTGACAGATCTGCCAAGTTTTGCATGACCAGCATTTTTTGAGGATTCATCTGTAATAACTAATCTTTCAAGGGATTTCCTATCTCTTATAATTTTATAATCTGCCGGAACATATTTTTTGCGGGATAATGTCAGTCCAGAACTGTATCTATAATAGATAGCGTTTTTGGGTAAACTATGTACAACATCTGAAAACACAGCCTTGATTGCACTATCACCTTCTGTAAAGGTAACGATTGGTTTCTTGTCTCTCATTTTATAAGTCTCATGAAGTTCATGGATCTCCGCATTAAAGTTATCCTCCAAATCATTAAAAAGTTTTTCTAGCTTTTCTGGAGATTCTGCAACATACAACTTATACTTACCTTTTGGCATAGCATTAACTAACCCCAAACTAGATAGATTTGGTAATGCCTTATAAACAGTTGGCCTATGTAATTTTGTCTCTCTTATAATATCTGAAATAGAAGCAGGACCTAGTTTCAAAAGACCCTTATAAATCAAGGCTTCTTCTTTACTCATCCCTATTTGTTCCAGTACAGTTTTGTTTATTTTCATAAGTTGTAATGTTTTGTTACAACTTAATATATCACTATTAACTATGTAAATCAAGGGTGCTACAGCAGGCTCTCTGTTTAATGTACAAATTTTAGCATTTTCAAATACAAGTTTGTTGATTTGAACTATAGTTTAATCAGAAAAGAAATTAACAATTAACAGCAAACAAAACCATGAAAAACAAAATCGAAAACACTAGGGTTAAGCAAATTGGGAATATCATTCTTCAAAACCTTGTTCCACAGGCAATACAAATAATTCAAGATGAATGTCATGACCTGACTATAATCAAGAAGGTTGGCTATGATGGAGTGAAGCCTGACCTTGCAACTAATGGTGACAGAAAAGCACAGGAAATGTACATGCGAGAAATCGCCAAACACTTCCCTGACTTTGGAATCATCGCCGAGGAAGATGGGGTTGCCTTTGATGGCAAAGATAATGGCGAGGATGGAGAGAAGGGCGAAGATATATATTTCACTATTGATCCACTAGATGGAACCAAGGCGTATGAACGTGGTGCAGGACAAGGTGTTGGAACAATGATTGCCCTCTGTAAAGACAACGATGTCATTGCAGCTTACATCGGCGACGCAAACACTGGTGAGACATACGGTTTTGCAGACATGGAAAAAAGAGGCGCAGCCATAAGGCAAAGATTTGGTGTAACAACCAACTTAAAGCCCAGAACTGATAAACCTCTAGCTGAACAATATGTACTCTTGCGTGAAATGCCTCGCAAGCAACCCGAGTTAATTAATAAAATGATTAACGATATAACAGCAGGTGGGCTATTTAAGGACGCTGAGGTTACAGGAGGAAGTATTGGTACAGCTTTTGCAAGGTTGTGGAAGGGAGAGGTTGGAGCGATGGTTCTTCAGCCAGGATTCAATACACCATGGGATCTTGCTCCAACACTTGGTATTAGCCGTAGGCTTGGCTACAAGTTTTTCAAACTTTTAGATGGTAAACTCATTGAGAATGAGCCAATGCTTACAAAGACTGTTGTTGAGAAACCATACACAGAAATTGTTGTCCATGAAGCTCATGAAAAGGAATTGATGGAGTGGTTGAAGGTTAATTAACAGCGGAATAAACCGCAATGCCCCGGCGCCAGAATGGCGCCGGGGCATTGCAAATGTTTAAACGTTTCCGTTCAATATACTCGTGCTATATCCAATCATAAAAAAACAATTCCTTCTGTTAGAGATTATCCATCCCTGGCCTTCTGATTAATGTAGAATAATTCTCAGCATACCCAGTTTTTTGAGAAATATCTGTAATGTAAAATTTCTTTCTAGCCTGATCTATAGTAAGTTTTGTATCGATTAACCCACTATCTAACGCCATCTTATCGGCATGACTTGTAAGCACTACTTGCCAGTCAAAAGACGTTAACATTCCTGGCCAAAGTTTGTTCACATGTCCTGCAATACTTGATGTACAATTTGCAAAGATAGAGTTGTACCATGCAGGGTGAATAGATAACTCGTTCATTCTATTTAACATATCCACAAGCAATAACTTACCATCTTTTTGATTAGCTTTAAGTGGGTATATATAAATGTCAGCCTTGAATATATTTGCACGAACATAAATAGCATCCCTCTCGTCCGTTGCAATATACATCAATGGAAAAGTACGAATAGTTCCATTCACCGGGCTGTATTTTTGACCCTTTGTTAATCTTCCTTCAATTGTAATTACCAAAAATGAATTATCTTCAAATTCAAATGATAAAAAGGTATGAGCAAAAGAACTATCTGGACTGAATGGAGCTGTTATGTACCAAACTTTTTTTAACTTATTCAAATCATAGGTTTTATCATAGTACACCTCAATAGTTGGGTTCCCATTAGCATCATATTGAAAATTTCTGACATTTTTGACCGTGACTAAATTATCTTTAAATTCAGCTGTAGACAGTACTTTTAAGGTATCCTTCCAGTCTCCATCAGTTGGAA
Protein-coding sequences here:
- a CDS encoding phosphomannose isomerase type II C-terminal cupin domain, translating into MTTQFTIENPPKSYKEKRPWGDFVKFVENLPCTVKTITVNSGQAFSLQYHDSRDEFWYILSGNGIATVGEEKIEIKAGLELFIPRKMLHRIEAGDENVTFLEIAYGTFDEEDIVRIEDKYNRVK
- a CDS encoding CapA family protein; amino-acid sequence: MILKNQSGRISHYAFYLTATAVFIIGGFFVNTQYGKYFKKVESSLSAQVAGADSIKQVEPAPVVRKVTLLAVGDIMMHQAQLDATYNKKNGKYDFSSFFVNIKPYLNNADIVYANLETPIAGKELKYSGYPRFNAPAEILTELKNNYFTHVSLANNHALDRGVVGLTNTIKNVENSGLIGLGARIQPDTKIALSGTSSLPNGIVSPISNYQITEKNGLKFGFVSYTYDTNGLTLPKSKSGMLSYINKEQIVRDINDLKKQNVDVIVTALHFGVEYKLQENASQRELAQLACNSGANIVLGDHPHVLEPITFLKSTNGEKCLVIYSLGNFVSGMTNPYTDLGGILKLEITKEINPSRVNGSSTLSITPDFMGTWVKRGSDKNGNKYYTVLPLDADKIPVSINVSKREQDNLEKYRIFVNTKIKAW
- a CDS encoding non-canonical purine NTP pyrophosphatase; translated protein: MKITFITGNAGKAEEVSRYLGLEIDHHSLDLEEIQSLDLEEIVKDKALRAYSKIGKPVLVEDVSFVFHALGKLPGPLIKWFLKELENEGLCRLIDGKDRRCTAKVCYGFCDGETVHLFDGSMSGTISDSPKGTNSFGWSSIFIPDGYDKTYAEMLDEERSSFAMRNIALKSVREFMIQNAENFNEAE
- a CDS encoding helix-turn-helix domain-containing protein, producing the protein MKINKTVLEQIGMSKEEALIYKGLLKLGPASISDIIRETKLHRPTVYKALPNLSSLGLVNAMPKGKYKLYVAESPEKLEKLFNDLEDNFNAEIHELHETYKMRDKKPIVTFTEGDSAIKAVFSDVVHSLPKNAIYYRYSSGLTLSRKKYVPADYKIIRDRKSLERLVITDESSKNAGHAKLGRSVRTVPNSYNLFDLNITQIIYGNKVALIDYNSKTAIVIENEMIAQFQTKIFKLLYSKL
- a CDS encoding inositol monophosphatase family protein; this translates as MKNKIENTRVKQIGNIILQNLVPQAIQIIQDECHDLTIIKKVGYDGVKPDLATNGDRKAQEMYMREIAKHFPDFGIIAEEDGVAFDGKDNGEDGEKGEDIYFTIDPLDGTKAYERGAGQGVGTMIALCKDNDVIAAYIGDANTGETYGFADMEKRGAAIRQRFGVTTNLKPRTDKPLAEQYVLLREMPRKQPELINKMINDITAGGLFKDAEVTGGSIGTAFARLWKGEVGAMVLQPGFNTPWDLAPTLGISRRLGYKFFKLLDGKLIENEPMLTKTVVEKPYTEIVVHEAHEKELMEWLKVN
- a CDS encoding DUF4105 domain-containing protein — encoded protein: MKNTKPSHMAKIRKGFKFRKILKFTLSLICIILAVFIIWQATKKVPTDGDWKDTLKVLSTAEFKDNLVTVKNVRNFQYDANGNPTIEVYYDKTYDLNKLKKVWYITAPFSPDSSFAHTFLSFEFEDNSFLVITIEGRLTKGQKYSPVNGTIRTFPLMYIATDERDAIYVRANIFKADIYIYPLKANQKDGKLLLVDMLNRMNELSIHPAWYNSIFANCTSSIAGHVNKLWPGMLTSFDWQVVLTSHADKMALDSGLIDTKLTIDQARKKFYITDISQKTGYAENYSTLIRRPGMDNL